From the Veillonellales bacterium genome, one window contains:
- a CDS encoding DUF2188 domain-containing protein: MAERKTTHVVPNHDGGWDIKQGGGERSSGHFDTKQDAVDRAREISRNIGSELFIHKQDGTIGQKDTHGGDPFPPKG; the protein is encoded by the coding sequence ATGGCAGAACGAAAAACAACCCACGTGGTTCCCAACCATGATGGTGGTTGGGACATAAAACAGGGAGGTGGAGAACGCTCATCGGGTCACTTCGACACCAAGCAAGACGCTGTCGACCGCGCTAGGGAGATTAGCCGAAACATCGGCAGTGAACTCTTTATCCACAAACAGGACGGTACCATAGGGCAGAAGGATACCCATGGCGGCGATCCCTTCCCCCCTAAGGGCTGA
- a CDS encoding DUF3892 domain-containing protein produces the protein MAKWADYLISAVRYDTSSNGRHISHFRVHSDGGESVGTATTWTKNQVVVSINSGQSFKTIYKKADEWHMGEDVRGIVIDDEYFLRTDANRIKADNLGELPEF, from the coding sequence ATGGCTAAATGGGCAGACTATCTAATCTCTGCGGTACGGTACGATACGTCATCAAACGGCCGACACATTTCGCATTTCCGCGTTCACTCGGACGGAGGTGAATCGGTCGGAACTGCAACGACCTGGACTAAAAACCAGGTGGTTGTTTCCATCAACAGCGGCCAGAGCTTCAAGACGATATACAAAAAGGCGGATGAATGGCATATGGGCGAGGATGTTCGGGGCATCGTCATCGATGACGAGTACTTCCTCAGAACAGACGCAAACCGAATCAAAGCAGACAATCTCGGCGAGCTTCCTGAATTCTAG
- a CDS encoding ImmA/IrrE family metallo-endopeptidase produces MPGRTGFVREKARKTLKDAGQNSVPVDLEKVCEYLGFCYIEVQNFPTSLSALCIEQGGMKYAAVNASHHPHRKRFSLAHELGHWVLGHTRSYARPDVSIDNPPEPEDIIKNNAIEESEANEFAGELLVPLAQLKKHLSQTPDIEKLAAIFNVSTQVISIRLLATRSL; encoded by the coding sequence ATGCCGGGAAGAACAGGATTTGTCCGTGAGAAAGCGCGGAAAACGCTGAAGGATGCAGGGCAGAATTCAGTACCGGTCGATCTTGAGAAAGTCTGCGAGTATCTCGGTTTTTGCTACATCGAGGTGCAAAACTTTCCTACTAGCCTATCGGCGCTATGCATCGAACAAGGGGGCATGAAGTACGCCGCAGTGAATGCTAGTCATCATCCTCACAGGAAGCGATTTTCGCTTGCGCATGAGCTTGGGCATTGGGTTTTAGGGCATACACGTTCGTATGCCCGGCCTGATGTGTCAATCGATAATCCTCCAGAACCCGAAGACATTATCAAAAACAACGCCATCGAAGAATCAGAGGCCAACGAATTTGCGGGAGAACTATTAGTACCACTTGCACAGTTGAAAAAGCATCTATCCCAAACGCCTGACATCGAAAAGCTTGCAGCCATATTCAACGTAAGCACTCAGGTCATTTCGATCCGTTTGCTGGCGACGCGATCATTATGA